From the Lolium rigidum isolate FL_2022 chromosome 2, APGP_CSIRO_Lrig_0.1, whole genome shotgun sequence genome, one window contains:
- the LOC124693398 gene encoding DEAD-box ATP-dependent RNA helicase 22-like gives MALSHLRHAPLALRLARLPPLACSSHAARRLLLFAPARPWRLLSTASRPRSLATVAAAEADDASAGADGFFAEDSTTWKSLGLSDRLASALQGTGLARPSLVQAACIPHVLSTNDVIVAAETGSGKTHGYLVPLIEKLCSKSSSTVDDDPQNVAAGTDNVVLVLCPNVMLCEQVVFMANSLLDVSGEPLKRAAAVCGPKGWPAVRPDILVATPAALLNYLFDYDPERRRREKFLRHVKFIVFDEADMLLCGSFENQVIRLIHMLRFDEKLLSRAEDSGKEVLPEGSDEYHEDSGSESAEFSDVDEENDDGHVQDGSVKPVENAHVGGRKDWRRVRKVYKRSKQYIFVAATLPQSGKKTAGGVLKRMFPSAVWVSGAYLHRHNPRLERRWIAVTADTQVDALLDAVKYGLKGEVDQELGPNRTMVFTNTVDAANSVFDILRRVGIPCILYHRESSLEERTANLQSFREDGGVLVCTDAAARGLDVPNVSHVIQAEFAACAVDFLHRVGRTARAGQSGIVTSLYTDANRDLVRAVRQAEELAQPVERAFSRKRSFRNKLKKQARLLREPATLLS, from the exons ATGGCGCTGAGCCACCTCCGCCACGcgccgctcgcgctccgcctcgcgAGGCTCCCGCCCCTCGCCTGCTCCTCccacgccgcccgccgcctcctcctcttcgcgCCTGCTCGGCCGTGGCGCCTCCTCTCGACCGCCTCGAGGCCGCGCTCGCTCGCCACGGTCGCGGCCGCCGAGGCCGACGACGCCAGCGCGGGCGCCGACGGCTTCTTCGCCGAGGACAGCACGACCTGGAAGTCGCTCGGCCTCTCCGACCGCCTCGCTTCCGCCTTGCAGGGCACTGGGCTCGCCAGGCCGTCGTTGGTCCAG GCAGCTTGCATACCACATGTTCTTTCGACGAACGATGTAATTGTTGCGGCGGAGACTGGCAGTGGCAAAACACATGGTTACCTGGTTCCACTGATCGAAAAACTGTGCTCCAAATCTTCCTCCACAGTAGATGATGATCCTCAGAACGTTGCCGCAGGAACGGATAATGTCGTGTTGGTTCTTTGTCCCAATGTCATGCTGTGTGAACAAGTTGTTTTCATGGCTAATTCATTGCTTGATGTATCTGGTGAACCACTTAAGCGTGCTGCTGCAGTTTGCGGGCCAAAG GGTTGGCCAGCTGTTCGCCCAGATATTCTTGTAGCCACCCCAGCTGCTCTTTTGAATTATCTATTTGATTATGACCCAGAGAGGAGGCGACGGGAGAAATTCTTGCGTCATGTGAAATTTATT GTATTTGATGAGGCAGACATGCTACTGTGCGGAAGTTTTGAAAATCAGGTCATTCGTCTCATCCACATGCTGCGGTTTGACGAGAAGCTACTCTCAAGGGCCGAAGATTCTGGAAAGGAAGTGCTACCTGAAGGTTCTGACGAATATCATGAGGATTCAGGCTCTGAGAGTGCTGAATTTAGTGATGTTGATGAGGAAAATGATGATGGTCATGTTCAAGATGGATCAGTCAAGCCGGTGGAGAATGCTCATGTAGGAGGACGCAAGGACTGGAGGAGGGTTAGAAAAGTCTATAAACGCAGCAAGCAATATATCTTTGTTGCTGCCACCCTGCCTCAGAGTGGGAAAAAGACCGCTGGTGGTGTGCTGAAACGAATGTTTCCTAGTGCTGTGTGGGTTAGTGGTGCTTATCTGCACCGTCACAACCCTAG ATTAGAGCGAAGATGGATAGCAGTTACTGCTGATACGCAAGTTGATGCTCTTCTGGATGCAGTAAAGTATGGCCTTAAGGGTGAAGTTGACCAAGAACTTGGTCCGAATCGAACTATGGTGTTCACAAACACTGTCGATGCTGCTAATTCTGTCTTTGACATACTGCGGCGAGTTGGCATTCCATGCATCCTGTACCACCGGGAGAGCTCTCTGGAGGAAAGGACAGCCAATTTACAATCTTTCCGGGAAGATGGTGGCGTGCTCGTTTGTACTGATGCTGCTGCTCGTGGACTTGATGTGCCAAATGTTTCCCATGTAATTCAG GCGGAGTTTGCAGCTTGCGCTGTTGACTTTTTGCACAGGGTTGGTCGCACAGCCAGGGCTGGCCAATCTGGAATAGTGACTAGCCTATACACGGATGCAAATCGCGATCTCGTGAGAGCAGTTCGTCAAGCAGAGGAGTTGGCCCAACCAGTG GAGAGAGCGTTCAGCAGAAAAAGAAGCTTCCGCAacaagttgaagaagcaagctcgaCTACTACGGGAGCCTGCAACGTTGCTGTCTTAA